From Strigops habroptila isolate Jane chromosome 1, bStrHab1.2.pri, whole genome shotgun sequence, a single genomic window includes:
- the NHLRC1 gene encoding E3 ubiquitin-protein ligase NHLRC1 yields the protein MARYRGACADLAGVEPRRRARGGGTPAGSAAAHPQGAPARRSCATPRPARAARPGLPAAGMAAEDEAELGLLECRVCFERYGHGGQRRPRNLPCGHVLCRGCVEALGGPDRRRLECPFCRRACGSAETSDCLPLLQLLEVLGPAGHSIPSALGRSGGRGAAGPGPAGLGLRLSLGGWGSLVNPTGVAACRRSGRLAVAHDGKKRIHVFGPGGSCLQQFGERGDAGNDIKYPLDVTVTSDGHVVVTDGGDCSVKAFDFEGRGVLAVREGFCLPWGLDATPDSEVILTDSEAGALYRLTADFKTRKLRKCQMIQSRLISPRGVAVSQTSGAIVVIEHLKAQGPNSSSTRVKIFSAQMDLVGQMDSFGLNLVFPSKIYTTAVAFDKEGHVVVTDICSQAVICLGKPEEFPIFNPLISHGLYYPVGLTYMANNSLVVLDSGDHSIKIFSST from the coding sequence ATGGCGCGGTACCGGGGCGCCTGTGCGGATCTGGCGGGTGTTGAACCGCGGAGGAGGGCCCGGGGCGGAGGGACCCCCGCCGGCAGCGCCGCAGCCCACCCACAGGGGGCGCCCGCCCGCCGCAGCTGCGCAacgccccgccccgcccgcgccgcccggcccggcctcccTGCGGCGGGCATGGCGGCGGAGGATGAGgcggagctggggctgctggagtGCCGGGTGTGCTTCGAGCGGTACGGCCacggcgggcagcggcggccgcGCAACCTGCCTTGTGGGCACGTCCTCTGCCGGGGCTGCGTGGAGGCCCTAGGTGGCCCCGATCGCCGGCGGCTGGAGTGCCCCTTCTGCCGGCGGGCCTGCGGCTCCGCCGAGACCAGCGACTGCCTGccgctgctgcagctgctggaggtcCTGGGCCCCGCCGGCCACAGCATCCCCTCGGCCCTGGGCAGGAGCGGCGGCCGaggggcggccgggccgggccccgcgggCCTCGGACTCCGGCTGTCGCTGGGGGGCTGGGGGTCGCTGGTCAACCCCACTGGGGTGGCAGCCTGCCGGAGGTCGGGGCGCCTGGCAGTGGCACATGACGGCAAGAAGAGGATCCACGTCTTTGGGCCGGGTGgatcctgcctgcagcagttcGGGGAGCGGGGGGACGCGGGCAACGATATCAAGTACCCGCTTGATGTGACGGTCACATCAGACGGGCACGTGGTGGTCACTGATGGTGGGGACTGCTCCGTGAAGGCCTTTGATTTCGAGGGAAGGGGGGTCCTGGCTGTCCGGGAAGGTTTCTGTTTGCCCTGGGGCTTGGATGCCACCCCGGACAGCGAAGTTATCCTGACCGACTCGGAGGCAGGTGCTCTGTACCGCTTGACGGCCGACTTCAAGACGCGGAAATTACGGAAGTGTCAGATGATCCAGTCTCGGCTCATCAGCCCAAGAGGGGTTGCAGTCTCCCAGACCTCGGGTGCTATCGTGGTAATAGAGCACCTGAAAGCTCAAGGACcgaacagcagcagcacccgaGTGAAGATATTCAGTGCACAGATGGATCTTGTCGGCCAGATGGATAGCTTTGGTCTGAACcttgttttcccttccaaaatATATACTACGGCTGTGGCCTTTGACAAAGAGGGTCATGTTGTAGTAACTGATATCTGTAGTCAGGCTGTAATATGCTTAGGGAAACCTGAGGAGTTTCCCATCTTTAACCCTCTAATTAGCCATGGGCTTTATTATCCTGTAGGACTGACTTACATGGCAAACAACTCCCTTGTTGTTTTAGACAGCGGTGAtcattcaataaaaatatttagctcCACCTGA